A window of the Thermogemmatispora onikobensis genome harbors these coding sequences:
- a CDS encoding Rv0361 family membrane protein produces MEASLNGPQGRVALGPGVTTVGRAPDNQIRLNDQQVSSHHAEFRAEDGGYSLVDRGSTNGTFVNDQRLTSQVPRRLNSGDRIRFGETIFTYEIAGGGDQAEERTVVAGSPDQFLPSSGAPSYPPSAYQSSPAAASPMQGQGYSQQGGWPAQPYGAPPNQGYGQQPPAGPPGYPVQPAPYGPPPQGAPSFPGQAPGYPQFPPQPQPPVRRGGRAGCLIASLLVLVLLLLVLVVVLFNPLNFPGPLGLLASSPQKTFDTFCSALKNGDYHTAYGQFSSNLQASESEQQFTRAFQTITTVVGPVTTCSATDFQQNGDHATAQVTLGFQRSSRAATGTVNFVRENGTWKIDRAPQTNSNQVQT; encoded by the coding sequence GTGGAAGCGAGCTTGAACGGCCCTCAAGGACGTGTTGCCCTGGGGCCGGGCGTGACGACTGTGGGGCGTGCGCCCGATAATCAGATTCGTTTGAACGATCAGCAGGTTTCGTCACACCACGCGGAATTTCGGGCTGAGGATGGAGGGTACAGCCTGGTTGACCGAGGCAGTACCAATGGCACCTTTGTGAATGATCAGCGTCTGACCAGTCAGGTTCCCCGGCGTCTTAACTCAGGTGATCGCATTCGTTTTGGAGAGACAATCTTTACCTATGAGATCGCTGGGGGTGGAGACCAGGCAGAAGAACGCACAGTAGTGGCTGGCTCACCTGATCAGTTCTTGCCTTCTTCGGGAGCGCCCTCCTATCCTCCGTCAGCATATCAGTCGTCCCCTGCTGCTGCCTCGCCCATGCAGGGCCAGGGGTATAGCCAGCAGGGAGGGTGGCCAGCTCAGCCCTATGGAGCGCCCCCTAATCAAGGCTATGGTCAGCAGCCACCGGCAGGCCCGCCGGGCTACCCCGTACAGCCGGCACCCTATGGTCCTCCTCCCCAGGGGGCGCCATCCTTCCCCGGTCAGGCCCCAGGCTATCCGCAGTTCCCACCGCAGCCGCAACCACCGGTGCGGCGCGGCGGACGCGCAGGTTGCCTGATCGCCAGTCTCCTGGTGTTGGTGCTTTTGTTGCTTGTTTTAGTTGTAGTACTCTTTAATCCTCTCAACTTTCCTGGCCCTCTCGGATTGCTTGCTTCCTCTCCTCAGAAGACGTTTGACACCTTCTGCAGTGCTCTGAAGAATGGTGACTATCACACAGCCTACGGTCAATTCTCATCTAACCTCCAGGCGAGTGAAAGTGAGCAGCAGTTTACGAGGGCCTTTCAGACAATTACGACGGTGGTGGGGCCGGTGACCACCTGTTCGGCCACTGATTTCCAGCAAAATGGGGACCATGCCACTGCGCAGGTAACGCTGGGTTTCCAACGAAGTTCGCGCGCGGCGACGGGCACAGTAAACTTTGTGCGTGAGAATGGAACGTGGAAGATCGATCGGGCGCCGCAGACGAACAGCAATCAGGTACAGACCTGA
- the hutU gene encoding urocanate hydratase produces the protein MSQHEHSGPARQPGTSGPRTVRAPRGTQLSCKGWQQEAAMRMLMNNLDPEVAERPDDLVVYGGSGRAARSWEAFDAIVRALKELEDDETLLVQSGKPVGIFRTQRDAPRVLIANANLVPHWATWDEFRRLEALGLTMYGQMTAGSWIYIGSQGIVQGTYETFAEAARQHFGGTLKRKFVLTAGLGGMGGAQPLAITMNEGVCLAVEVDPQRIQRRLQTGYCDEMASTLDEALAQIREACSNGQPLSIGLIGNAAEVYSELVRRNIIPDLVTDQTAAHDLLNGYIPAGLSVDEAHDLRQRDPQAYIERARQSLVSQVRAMLEMQRRGAIVFDYGNNLRGQALAAGEPHAMDFPGFVSAFIRPLFCRGKGPFRWVALSGDPEDIYRTDEAILELFPEDQALRRWLTLAREKIRFQGLPARICWLGYGERAKAGLAFNELVARGLIKAPIVIGRDHLDSGSVASPYRETEGMKDGSDAIADWPILNALLNTASGATWVSFHHGGGVGIGYSLHAGQVIVADGTPEAARRLERVLTNDPGIGVVRHVDAGYEEALDCARQWGLKLPMSPPSSAS, from the coding sequence ATGTCGCAGCACGAGCATTCAGGCCCGGCAAGGCAGCCAGGCACCAGTGGACCGCGCACCGTCCGCGCCCCGCGAGGCACGCAGCTCTCCTGCAAAGGCTGGCAGCAAGAGGCAGCCATGCGCATGCTCATGAATAACCTCGATCCCGAGGTAGCTGAGCGGCCCGACGACCTGGTCGTCTACGGAGGCTCGGGACGCGCCGCCCGCTCTTGGGAAGCCTTCGATGCCATTGTCCGCGCCCTCAAAGAGCTGGAAGATGACGAAACCCTCCTTGTCCAGTCAGGCAAGCCCGTCGGCATCTTCCGCACCCAGCGCGACGCGCCGCGCGTCCTCATCGCTAACGCCAATCTCGTCCCCCACTGGGCCACCTGGGACGAATTTCGCCGCCTCGAAGCCCTGGGACTAACCATGTACGGCCAGATGACCGCCGGCTCCTGGATCTATATCGGTTCTCAGGGCATCGTCCAGGGCACCTACGAGACCTTCGCCGAGGCCGCACGTCAGCATTTCGGAGGCACCCTCAAAAGGAAATTCGTACTCACAGCCGGCCTCGGAGGCATGGGCGGCGCCCAGCCGCTGGCCATCACCATGAATGAAGGCGTCTGCCTGGCCGTCGAGGTTGATCCGCAGCGCATTCAGCGGCGCCTCCAAACCGGTTACTGTGATGAGATGGCCAGCACCCTTGATGAGGCCCTGGCCCAGATTCGCGAAGCCTGCAGCAATGGCCAGCCGCTCTCAATCGGTCTCATCGGCAACGCCGCTGAGGTCTACAGCGAGCTGGTCCGCCGCAACATCATTCCCGACCTGGTCACCGACCAGACCGCCGCCCATGACCTCCTGAATGGCTACATCCCCGCTGGCCTCTCAGTGGACGAAGCCCATGACCTGCGTCAGCGCGATCCCCAGGCATATATTGAGCGCGCCCGCCAATCGCTCGTCAGCCAGGTGCGCGCCATGCTTGAAATGCAACGACGCGGGGCCATTGTCTTCGACTACGGCAACAACCTGCGCGGCCAGGCCCTGGCAGCAGGCGAGCCACATGCTATGGACTTTCCCGGCTTCGTCTCTGCTTTCATTCGACCTCTCTTCTGCCGGGGCAAGGGACCTTTCCGCTGGGTGGCCCTCTCCGGCGACCCCGAGGATATCTATCGCACCGATGAAGCCATTCTAGAACTCTTTCCCGAAGACCAGGCTTTGCGCCGCTGGCTCACCCTCGCCCGCGAGAAAATCCGCTTCCAGGGCCTGCCCGCCCGCATCTGCTGGCTCGGCTACGGCGAACGCGCCAAAGCTGGCCTGGCCTTCAATGAGCTGGTCGCACGCGGCCTGATCAAGGCCCCTATCGTCATCGGACGTGACCATCTTGACAGCGGATCAGTCGCGTCTCCCTATCGCGAGACCGAAGGCATGAAAGACGGCAGCGATGCTATCGCTGACTGGCCCATTCTCAATGCCCTCCTCAATACGGCCTCGGGCGCTACCTGGGTCTCTTTCCACCACGGCGGCGGCGTTGGCATTGGCTACTCACTCCACGCCGGCCAGGTGATCGTCGCCGACGGTACCCCCGAAGCGGCCCGCCGCCTGGAACGGGTGCTGACGAATGACCCTGGCATCGGCGTCGTTCGCCACGTCGACGCTGGCTACGAGGAGGCTCTAGACTGCGCTCGCCAGTGGGGCCTGAAGCTGCCTATGTCACCCCCCTCATCCGCATCATAA